A genomic segment from Variovorax paradoxus B4 encodes:
- a CDS encoding histidine kinase, whose product MTLRLKINLIVSLLTLLFVAAMLALQMRAMRESVHEEVVAANRVAAQLLNRTAWLYAAQGTPAMLSFLQGVGRVRSNDITLLDNEDRVLYSSPNSVYKAGRDAPDWFDRLVSPPPSQMSIAFPGGKLMVSSNASRAVLDAWDDFVLLMLSALGLLAVVNAGVFWLVGRATRPFADIVHALNQLESGRFDVSLRALPGTEAAAIGAAFNRMVGMLQQHIETERRAVRAENRLSESRELGRWVDQKIEKERRLIARELHDELGQSVTAMRSMALSIAQRVQTLDPQAEQAARLIAEESGRLYTAMHGMIPRLTPLVLDKFGLVAALEDLVERTRNSHGGVELEWHLDIELDRLRLDTDTALVLYRAAQEGITNALRHGEAHRIVLALQGDEQTVKLTLTDDGRGLPGPDAARETSTGHYGLRWLAERIDSLGGDLRLEPAAPSGAQLTVRLPLPAAVAENT is encoded by the coding sequence ATGACGCTGCGCCTGAAGATCAACCTCATCGTCAGCCTGCTGACGCTGCTGTTCGTCGCGGCCATGCTCGCGCTGCAGATGCGCGCCATGCGCGAATCGGTGCACGAGGAAGTCGTGGCCGCCAATCGCGTGGCCGCGCAGTTGCTGAACCGCACCGCCTGGCTCTATGCGGCCCAAGGCACGCCGGCCATGCTGTCGTTCCTGCAGGGCGTCGGGCGCGTGCGCTCCAACGACATCACGCTGCTCGACAACGAGGATCGCGTGCTGTACAGCTCGCCCAACTCGGTCTACAAGGCCGGCCGCGACGCGCCCGACTGGTTCGACCGCCTCGTCTCGCCACCGCCGTCGCAAATGTCGATTGCCTTTCCCGGTGGCAAGCTGATGGTGAGTTCCAACGCGTCGCGCGCCGTGCTCGACGCGTGGGACGACTTCGTGCTGCTGATGCTCAGCGCGCTGGGCCTGCTGGCGGTCGTCAATGCGGGCGTGTTCTGGCTCGTGGGCCGCGCGACGCGCCCGTTCGCGGACATCGTGCACGCGCTGAACCAGCTCGAGAGCGGGCGCTTCGACGTTTCGCTGCGCGCCCTGCCCGGCACCGAGGCGGCGGCCATCGGCGCCGCCTTCAACCGCATGGTCGGCATGCTGCAGCAGCACATCGAGACCGAGCGGCGCGCCGTGCGGGCCGAAAACCGACTGTCCGAAAGCCGCGAGCTGGGCCGCTGGGTCGATCAGAAGATCGAGAAGGAACGCCGCCTCATCGCGCGCGAGCTGCACGACGAGCTGGGCCAGTCGGTCACCGCGATGCGCAGCATGGCCCTGTCGATCGCGCAGCGCGTGCAGACGCTCGATCCGCAGGCCGAGCAGGCGGCGCGGCTGATCGCCGAGGAATCGGGACGGCTCTACACGGCCATGCACGGCATGATCCCGCGCCTGACGCCGCTGGTGCTCGACAAGTTCGGGCTGGTGGCCGCGCTCGAAGACCTGGTCGAGCGAACCCGCAACAGCCATGGCGGCGTGGAGCTCGAGTGGCATCTGGACATCGAGCTCGATCGCCTGCGGCTCGACACCGACACCGCGCTGGTGCTGTACCGCGCCGCGCAGGAAGGCATCACCAACGCCCTGCGGCACGGCGAGGCACACCGGATCGTGCTGGCCCTGCAGGGCGACGAACAGACGGTGAAGCTCACGCTGACCGACGACGGGCGCGGCCTGCCCGGCCCTGACGCCGCCAGGGAAACCAGCACAGGGCACTATGGCCTGCGTTGGCTTGCCGAGCGCATCGACAGCCTGGGCGGCGACCTGCGCCTCGAACCCGCCGCGCCCAGCGGCGCCCAACTGACGGTGCGCCTGCCCTTGCCGGCGGCCGTCGCGGAGAACACATGA
- a CDS encoding alpha/beta fold hydrolase encodes MLPTGLYPESPPWRTHALEVPHGHVLHVEESGDPAGICAVVLHGGPGSGTSPLLRRFFDPARYRVIGIDQRGAGRSRPRGATVHNRTIDLLEDLQRVREQLGVPRWLVVGGSWGATLALAHAAFEPQAVAALLLRAVFLPSAEEIGAFFQDSAGRAPAAWARFASVAPAGERGDMLGFLARGLQQVPADGDTELPRQLALAWWRWEQTLGRGAGAPAGEPPAAQAEPDRNTLDALVDRYRVQSHYLLHRCWLDSPPLLDRLAALPRVPTLLLHSRDDRICAPHGAQAVHDRIAHCQLQWVDGAGHDPAHPAMASAMVAALDGYARHGHFGNAPAP; translated from the coding sequence GTGCTTCCCACCGGCCTGTACCCCGAATCTCCTCCCTGGCGCACCCACGCATTGGAGGTGCCGCATGGCCACGTGCTGCATGTAGAAGAAAGTGGTGACCCCGCCGGCATCTGCGCCGTGGTCCTGCACGGCGGGCCCGGCTCGGGCACTTCGCCGCTGCTGCGGCGCTTCTTCGATCCGGCGCGATACCGCGTGATCGGCATCGACCAGCGTGGCGCCGGCCGAAGCCGACCGCGCGGCGCGACGGTACACAACCGCACGATCGACCTGCTCGAAGACCTGCAGCGCGTGCGCGAACAACTCGGGGTGCCGCGCTGGCTGGTGGTCGGCGGCTCGTGGGGCGCCACGCTGGCGCTGGCCCATGCGGCGTTCGAGCCGCAAGCGGTGGCGGCGCTGCTGCTGCGCGCGGTGTTCCTGCCGAGCGCCGAAGAGATCGGCGCCTTCTTCCAGGACAGCGCCGGCCGCGCACCCGCCGCGTGGGCGCGGTTCGCGTCCGTGGCGCCGGCCGGCGAGCGCGGCGACATGCTGGGCTTCCTGGCCCGCGGCCTGCAGCAGGTGCCGGCCGATGGCGACACAGAGCTGCCCCGCCAACTCGCGCTGGCCTGGTGGCGCTGGGAGCAAACCCTGGGGCGCGGCGCCGGCGCACCAGCCGGCGAGCCGCCGGCCGCCCAAGCCGAACCCGACCGCAACACGCTCGACGCACTGGTCGACCGCTACCGCGTGCAGAGCCACTACCTGCTGCACCGCTGCTGGCTAGATTCGCCCCCGCTGCTGGACCGCCTGGCCGCACTGCCCCGCGTGCCCACCCTGCTGCTGCATTCCCGCGACGACCGCATCTGCGCGCCACATGGCGCACAGGCCGTGCACGACCGCATTGCGCACTGCCAGCTGCAATGGGTCGACGGCGCAGGCCACGACCCCGCGCACCCGGCCATGGCCTCTGCGATGGTCGCCGCGCTCGACGGCTACGCGCGGCATGGCCACTTCGGCAACGCGCCCGCGCCATGA